A region from the Vicia villosa cultivar HV-30 ecotype Madison, WI linkage group LG3, Vvil1.0, whole genome shotgun sequence genome encodes:
- the LOC131661976 gene encoding protein trichome birefringence-like 33 isoform X1, translating to MANSFTLLRTKPRLSPYLFTLLAFILFAALILNTHDFLFIFHPRLQQLHPNADTQAVLGELTRSNTVQTAEKTEENVCDVFSGRWVRDELTRPLYEESECPYIQPQLTCQEHGRPDKEYRRLRWQPDGCDVPKFNGSLMLETLRGKRMMFVGDSLNRGQYVSLICLLHQLIPQHAKSMETFDSLTVFTAKEYNATIEFYWAPFLLESNSDNAVIHRVTDRIVRKGSINTHGRFWKGADILVFNTYLWWVTGSNMKILLGSFKDEVKEIVEMSTEEAYRMAMKSMLRWVRRNMDPNKTRIFFTSMSPSHGKSIEWGGEPGGNCYNETTPIEDPSYWGSDSLKSIMQVIGEEFRKSKVPITFLNITQLSSYRKDAHTSIYKKQWNPLSQEQLANPSSYADCSHWCLPGLQDTWNELLFAKLFDH from the exons ATGGCAAACTCATTCACTCTTCTCAGAACCAAACCTCGTCTCTCTCCTTACCTCTTCACCCTCTTAGCTTTCATTCTCTTCGCCGCCCTCATCCTCAACACACATGATTTCCTCTTCATCTTCCACCCTCGTCTCCAACAACTCCATCCCAACGCCGACACACAGGCAGTACTCGGTGAGTTGACTCGCTCCAACACTGTTCAAACGGCGGAGAAAACGGAGGAAAATGTGTGCGATGTGTTTAGCGGAAGGTGGGTACGGGACGAGCTGACTCGGCCATTGTATGAAGAATCGGAGTGTCCGTATATACAACCGCAGTTGACTTGTCAAGAGCATGGACGGCCGGATAAAGAGTATCGACGGTTACGGTGGCAGCCTGACGGTTGCGATGTTCCCAA ATTCAATGGCAGTTTAATGCTAGAAACACTCCGTGGGAAGAGGATGATGTTTGTTGGAGACTCCCTCAACCGTGGTCAGTATGTCTCTTTGATATGCCTTCTCCATCAACTCATTCCCCAACATGCTAAATCTATGGAAACCTTTGATTCACTCACTGTCTTCACAGCCAAG GAATACAATGCTACAATTGAGTTCTATTGGGCACCTTTTCTTCTTGAATCAAACTCCGATAACGCTGTCATCCATAGGGTAACTGATAGGATTGTGAGAAAGGGTTCAATCAATACGCATGGTCGTTTTTGGAAAGGCGCAGACATTTTGGTATTCAACACCTATCTTTGGTGGGTAACTGGCTCCAACATGAAGATATT GCTTGGTTCTTTTAAGGATGAAGTAAAAGAGATTGTTGAGATGTCAACAGAGGAAGCCTACCGAATGGCTATGAAAAGTATGCTTAGATGGGTGCGAAGGAACATGGATCCCAACAAAACTAGAATCTTCTTCACCAGCATGTCACCTTCTCATGGAAA GAGCATAGAGTGGGGCGGGGAACCAGGAGGAAACTGCTACAATGAAACAACTCCAATTGAGGATCCTTCATATTGGGGATCTGATTCACTGAAAAGCATAATGCAAGTGATTGGAGAAGAGTTCAGAAAATCCAAAGTTCCTATAACATTTCTCAACATTACTCAGCTTTCCAGCTACCGCAAAGATGCGCATACATCAATCTACAAAAAGCAATGGAATCCACTGAGTCAAGAGCAATTAGCCAACCCTTCTAGCTATGCTGATTGTTCACATTGGTGTTTACCTGGACTTCAAGATACTTGGAATGAGCTTCTCTTTGCGAAATTATTTGATCATTGA
- the LOC131661976 gene encoding protein trichome birefringence-like 33 isoform X2: MCSPGGIEPRFNGSLMLETLRGKRMMFVGDSLNRGQYVSLICLLHQLIPQHAKSMETFDSLTVFTAKEYNATIEFYWAPFLLESNSDNAVIHRVTDRIVRKGSINTHGRFWKGADILVFNTYLWWVTGSNMKILLGSFKDEVKEIVEMSTEEAYRMAMKSMLRWVRRNMDPNKTRIFFTSMSPSHGKSIEWGGEPGGNCYNETTPIEDPSYWGSDSLKSIMQVIGEEFRKSKVPITFLNITQLSSYRKDAHTSIYKKQWNPLSQEQLANPSSYADCSHWCLPGLQDTWNELLFAKLFDH, translated from the exons ATGTGTAGCCCAGGAGGAATCGAACCCAG ATTCAATGGCAGTTTAATGCTAGAAACACTCCGTGGGAAGAGGATGATGTTTGTTGGAGACTCCCTCAACCGTGGTCAGTATGTCTCTTTGATATGCCTTCTCCATCAACTCATTCCCCAACATGCTAAATCTATGGAAACCTTTGATTCACTCACTGTCTTCACAGCCAAG GAATACAATGCTACAATTGAGTTCTATTGGGCACCTTTTCTTCTTGAATCAAACTCCGATAACGCTGTCATCCATAGGGTAACTGATAGGATTGTGAGAAAGGGTTCAATCAATACGCATGGTCGTTTTTGGAAAGGCGCAGACATTTTGGTATTCAACACCTATCTTTGGTGGGTAACTGGCTCCAACATGAAGATATT GCTTGGTTCTTTTAAGGATGAAGTAAAAGAGATTGTTGAGATGTCAACAGAGGAAGCCTACCGAATGGCTATGAAAAGTATGCTTAGATGGGTGCGAAGGAACATGGATCCCAACAAAACTAGAATCTTCTTCACCAGCATGTCACCTTCTCATGGAAA GAGCATAGAGTGGGGCGGGGAACCAGGAGGAAACTGCTACAATGAAACAACTCCAATTGAGGATCCTTCATATTGGGGATCTGATTCACTGAAAAGCATAATGCAAGTGATTGGAGAAGAGTTCAGAAAATCCAAAGTTCCTATAACATTTCTCAACATTACTCAGCTTTCCAGCTACCGCAAAGATGCGCATACATCAATCTACAAAAAGCAATGGAATCCACTGAGTCAAGAGCAATTAGCCAACCCTTCTAGCTATGCTGATTGTTCACATTGGTGTTTACCTGGACTTCAAGATACTTGGAATGAGCTTCTCTTTGCGAAATTATTTGATCATTGA